The Ovis canadensis isolate MfBH-ARS-UI-01 breed Bighorn chromosome 13, ARS-UI_OviCan_v2, whole genome shotgun sequence genome includes a region encoding these proteins:
- the EFCAB8 gene encoding EF-hand calcium-binding domain-containing protein 8, with the protein MIPYSRSRPVSSEDLRDKPLPRKVSFAGGPGKNKEVLSSPTPSISVSQTSDFQYESQLFTEANLAEMEKTFQSEVNSTGALDMKTFIKAVRKILSNTSEEMLEALFLKVDLNCNGFITWQEYVDYVMREFQGKEKMMRGQYHLCFHLPMRIIRLNHGCEIVKVEFLVQRLKKIGHFLTVTKDGILQFWSESFMLTSSFRLYRIHPSHSQQMWVIDMVCLHNMNLIAIASTDQKIEFFDISSHKCARVFTFTDLDSCVLTMNYWSDYHRAVFCYGDTKGNVIIFTSDDVTTGLFNPRVLPRTSKWDNWTNVSTQRLLSEKSPMYRSYRLKALHLNWCQQVKFIPQLNLVASCSAIDKSSLVLTVLPSKVPDSLKVSVLNLRKGILCFDYCPDKNVLVTGGYDPLIRLWNPFFSRKPVWLMKGHQTSVTHVVVNSKGSSILFSVSKDKNIRVWDMQDYQCLQSFCGKHFALGHCPITSIYFHKEDNSLICSTYSIGILKGYLETQGPGRAEEKTTTHSTPLCAVLYSKVFKQVVSGCLSGMVSVWEAVTGRKLMEFSVTGDQQVELTAMSLDESEGCLLTGLRDGTIKMWNYSVGECLLTFPSADKLEISGIVHMNKVFYTTGWSKRITYYTFHKIKPVLLCHHWQTFHTEDVLSMAKYQNQFIATSSYNGDILFWNISTFRPILSFNASQSPLPLLPKRVKDVDDCVFDSHRPSKPCVEQEKWACKLHPQPPGLSARATVDANLRRNLMSAPPVMRQHRDKEPAKPVPLKKPLSASSLSQSRLSLGRHSTFKEAERKRADFQKTLLLQSNASVEKIIFLQTRPRLPHSAALLSSCMDGYIYAWSIHGNGGLLGKFPVDSVDKGDVVVGAMATDQKDWILVTGDCKGRIKIWDIKNYCTHSDKQTNQPSEINRFRFLISEQIQVSLPNYSPPEEKKVEAGQTISLIPPQLLTTWKAHLDSVADILYADSLQLVISAGQDRDVKAWKLSGDAIGTFGLSVWKRLLDTPMMTEGALNKRLKKEGDFFDSSEKTFHLELQEERDLAEALMYQRREQVVLLDLLNGKADTEAKAWARLQKITPTSPWTGKRFPEDIEDTWCKWESKGKQVSKVLGAAYKPKERSRSPALLFTNVQYGWMKHQISPQIYQSLHFNELASTQNPAFKTQKVLDQQSWLTLLVTQRIRKDLGPYRETVPEHPASLPTTTASSPSSPSLSASGSGLLASGLAPSSWSQPFRSFL; encoded by the exons CCCTGGACATGAAAACTTTCATTAAGGCTGTGAGGAAGATTCTGAGCAATACGTCAGAAGAGATGCTGGAGGCGCTGTTTTTGAAGGTGGACTTGAACTGTAATGGCTTCATCACCTGG CAGGAGTACGTGGACTATGTGATGCGCGAGTTCCAGGGGAAGGAGAAAATGATGAGGGGCCAGTACCACCTATGCTTCCACCTTCCCATGAGGATCATCCGACT GAATCATGGGTGTGAGATCGTGAAAGTGGAGTTCTTAGTCCAGCGGCTCAAGAAGATTGGCCATTTCCTGACTGTCACCAAGGACGGCATCCTGCAGTTCTGGTCAGAGTCCTTCATGCTGACCAGCTCCTTCAGG CTTTACCGGATCCATCCGTCCCACAGCCAGCAGATGTGGGTCATTGACATGGTGTGTCTGCACAACATGAACCTCATTGCCATTGCGTCCACGGACCAGAAGATAG AGTTCTTTGATATCAGTAGCCACAAATGTGCCCGGGTCTTCACCTTCACTGATCTGGACAGCTGTGTCCTGACCATGAACTACTG GTCGGACTACCACAGGGCTGTGTTCTGTTACGGGGACACCAAAGGCAATGTCATCATCTTCACCTCTGACGATGTGACCACCGGGCTTTTCAACCCCCGAGTCCTCCCCAGGACCTCCAAATGGG ATAACTGGACCAATGTTTCTACCCAGAGGCTTCTAAGTGAGAAGTCCCCTATGTATAGAAGTTACAGGCTGAAG GCTCTCCACCTCAACTGGTGCCAACAGGTCAAGTTCATCCCCCAGCTGAACCTGGTGGCCTCCTGTTCAGCCATTGACAAGTCCTCTCTGGTGCTGACAGTGTTGCCATCCAAAGTCCCAGACAGCCTCAA GGTGTCAGTGCTGAATTTGAGAAAAGGGATTCTTTGCTTCGATTACTGTCCAGACAAGAACGTCCTGG TGACTGGTGGCTATGACCCCCTCATCCGCCTGTGGAACCCCTTCTTCTCAAGAAAGCCCGTGTGGCTGATGAAGGGGCATCAGACTTCAGTGACACACGTCGTTGTGAACAGCAAGGGCAGCAGCATCCTCTTCAGCGTCTCCAAGGACAAG AATATTCGCGTGTGGGACATGCAAGACTACCAGTGTCTTCAGTCCTTTTGCGGGAAGCATTTTGCCCTGGGACACTGCCCCATCACCAGCATCTACTTCCACAAAGAGGACAACTCGCTCATCTGCAGCACCTATTCG ATTGGAATCCTGAAAGGGTACCTGGAGACACAGGGGCCTGGGAGAGCAGAGGAGAAGACCACGACTCACAGCACGCCCCTGTGCGCCGTCCTCTACAGCAAGGTTTTCAAGCAG GTGGTGAGCGGCTGTCTGAGCGGCATGGTGAGTGTGTGGGAGGCCGTGACGGGCAGGAAGCTGATGGAGTTCTCAGTGACGGGTGACCAGCAAGTGGAGCTGACTGCCATGTCCCTGGATGAGTCAGAGGGGTGTCTGCTCACGGGCCTGCGTGATGGCACCATAAAGATGTGGAACTACAGCGTTGGCGAATGCCTGCTGACCTTCCCCAGCGCGGACAAGTTAGAG ATTAGTGGGATTGTCCACATGAACAAAGTGTTCTACACGACTGGATGGAGTAAGAGAATCACTTATTACAC GTTCCACAAGATCAAGCCAGTGCTCTTATGCCACCACTGGCAGACCTTCCACACGGAGGATGTCCTGAGCATGGCCAAGTACCAGAACCAGTTCATCGCCACCTCCTCCTACAACGGGGACATCCTGTTCTGGAACATCAGCACCTTCAGGCCCATCCTCAGTTTCAACGCCTCTCAGAGCCCCTTGCCCTTGCTACCCAAGAGG GTGAAGGATGTGGACGACTGTGTGTTCGACAGCCACAGGCCCAGCAAGCCCTGTGTTGAGCAGGAGAAGTGGGCTTGCAAACTGCACCCACAGCCCCCCGGCCTCAGCGCGAGGGCCACGGTCGATGCCAACCTGCGGCGGAACCTGATGTCGGCGCCTCCAGTGATGAGACAGCACAGAGACAAGGAGCCGGCGAAGCCGGTGCCCCTGAAG aaaccTCTCAGTGCTAGCAGCCTCAGTCAGTCAAGATTATCCCTTGGCAGACACTCAACTTTCAAAGAGGCTGAAAGGAAAAGAGCAGACTTCCAGAAGACGCTGTTGCTGCAGTCCAACGCATCGGTGGAGAAG ATAATCTTCTTACAGACCAGGCCTCGCCTGCCACACTCGGCTGCCCTGCTGAGCAGCTGCATGGACGGCTACATCTACGCCTGGTCCATCCACGGGAACGGAGGCCTGCTGGGCAAGTTCCCTGTGGACTCTGTAGACAAGGGGGACGTGGTTGTGGGTGCCATGGCCACGGATCAGAAGGACTGGATTCTTGTCACAGGGGATTGCAAAGGAAGAATCAAG ATCTGGGACATCAAGAATTACTGTACACATTCTGACAAGCAGACAAACCAACCTAGTGAGATCAACAGGTTTCGGTTCTTAATTTCTGAACAGATTCAGGTCAGCCTCCCAAACTACAGTCCCCCGGAGGAGAAAAAG GTTGAGGCCGGCCAGACCATTTCCCTGATTCCACCCCAGCTTCTGACTACCTGGAAGGCCCATTTGGATAGTGTGGCAGACATCCTATATGCGGACAGCCTCCAGCTGGTTATCAGTGCTGGCCAGGACCGGGACGTCAAGGCTTGGAAACTCTCTGGTGACGCCATTG GGACGTTTGGCCTGAGTGTTTGGAAAAGGCTGCTGGATACCCCAATGATGACTGAGGGTGCACtaaataaaagattaaagaaGGAGGGTGACTTCTTCGACTCCAGTGAGAAGACCTTCCATCTAGAGCTGCA GGAGGAGCGAGATCTTGCTGAGGCCCTGATGTACCAGCGGCGGGAACAGGTAGTCCTCTTGGATCTGCTGAATGGGAAGGCAGACACGGAGGCTAAAGCCTGGGCCAGGCTGCAAAAGATAACCCCGacgtccccatggactggaaAGCGCTTCCCGGAAGACATTGAGGATACCTGGTGCAAGTGGGAATCCAAGGGCAAACAGGTGAG CAAAGTCCTGGGTGCAGCGTACAAGCCCAAGGAGCGGTCGCGGAGTCCTGCACTCCTGTTCACCAATGTGCAGtatggctggatgaagcaccag ATCTCACCTCAGATCTACCAGAGCCTGCACTTCAATGAGCTGGCATCCACCCAGAACCCTGCCTTCAAGACGCAAAAAGTCCTGGACCAGCAGAGCTGGCTCACCCTCTTGGTGACCCAGCGCATCCGGAAGGACCTGGGTCCCTACAGGGAGACCGTGCCTGAGCATCCGGCCAGCTTGCCCACCACCACGGCCTCCTCGCCCTCCTCACCCTCGCTGTCAGCCTCGGGCTCTGGGCTCCTGGCATCTGGCCTGGCCCCATCCTCATGGTCCCAGCCCTTCCGATCCTTTTTGTAG